The window GGCCACGTGGACCCAGCCAACGACACCTTTGACATTGATCCCATGGTTGTCACTGGTGAGTAGGCAGGGCAGGGCATAACTATTGGTAGCGCCGGCTGCTGGAATTAAAATCccagttctggggcgcctgggtggctcagtcgttaagcgtctgccttcggctcaggtcatgatcccagggtcctgggatcgagtcccgcatcgggctccctgctaggcggggagcctgcttctccctctgcctctgcctctctctctctctctctctctctctcactctcatgaataaataaataaaacattaaaaaaaaaaaaaatcccagttctGCTTCCCATTCACCTGGCAGGTAGCGTTGTCCTGATCGTTAATAACTTGATGTTTGCAGTGTGTTTGGTAGAATGCTTGGTGTGCAGAAAAATgcaagttttgtgtttttttttttttttttaagattttatttatttatttgacagagagatagagagcacaagcagggggagtggcaggcagagggagagggagaagcaggctccccgctgagcaggggggcccgacgcggggctcatcccaggaccctgcgatcatgacctgagccgaaggcagccgcttaacggactgagccacccaggcgccccaagtgttgTGTTTTAATATCGTTAATTCACGAAGCATTTGGGGGCCCACTGAGCGCCAGGCCCTCGGGCCTGTGTAGGCAATAAGACAAACTGGGCCCTCTCCAGGGGAGACAGTGGGGAACAGATGACAAATGTTAAGTTCATAGTGGGACgtgaaggagggaagggggctgctGGGGACTCTGGGGAGACCTGCCTGTGCCTCTCCCGCCCCCAGTGTCCCTTCCCTGACTCCCTGTCCTCAGACTGCATCCAGGTGGACCCCCCTGAGAGACCCCTTGTGCCCCCCAGTGATGATCTCTCCTTCTCGGACAGCAGCGCCAGTTACAAGAACCTCACGCTCAAATTCCACAAGTACTGCCTGATGGAGGGGCCGCCAGGGCTGGGCCGAGGGTTGGGGGAGGCAGGATGCCAGGCATCCTTGGCCACCCCCCACCGGCGGGGACAGAGAAAGACCATGCTGATGCCTGTGTGTGAGCACTTCCTCTGCAAGCTGCAGAGTCAATGTGGGGCAGGAGCGCtgcagtggggggcggggggtggcaggagggacaagcagagccCCTCTCCCTCACCAAAGCTTCCCTCCCAGGCTGATCAACGTCACCATCCACTTCCAGCTGAAGACCATCAATCTTCAGAGCCTGATCAACAATGAAATTCCAGACTGCTACACCTTCAGTGTCCTGGTAAGCCCAGTGTCCAGGACAAGTTGGGCAGGCGCTCCAGTGATAAGGGTTGCCCACAGGGCTCCTGAGCTCCGGGGCTGGGGACCCTTGGCCAAGGGCAGCTTAGGGGTAATAAGGTAGATGGGGCCAGACAGACCATCCGTCATGCGGGTCTGGGAGCCTGAGTCTGCCAAGGTTTACTCTGGCCTTTCCTGCCCTGCCATACCCCTGCAGATCACTTTCGACAATAAGGCGCACAGTGGGCGTATCCCAATCAGCCTGGAGACCCAGGCCCACATCCAGGAGTGTAAACACCCCAGCGTCTTCAGGCATGGTGAGCCCCCAACCCCCAGACCCATGCTAGCAGGGGCCCTAACGTGCCCGGGGATCCCCCAAGCCCCAGACCAGCACGGGCCCAGTTCCTGATTCATCCAGGTAACCCATAAGCCCACTGAGTAGCCACCACCAGTCCTGCAGCCCCCTAGGCCTGGGCCTAGCCCCATCCCTAGTCTCCCAAGGCCCCAAGCCACTCCCGGCCCTACCCAAGTCCTCTCCCCACAGGAGACAACAGCTTCCGGCTCCTGTTCGATGTGGTCGTGATCCTcacctgctccttctctttcctgctgTGTGCCCGCTCGCTGCTGCGTGGCTTTCTGCTGCAGAACGTGAGAGCTGCGTCCAGTGGCACGCATGTGTGCCGGAGCCAGCCTCGCCTGGCTCGGGGGCCATAAGGGCCGGGGGAGAGAGGGTCCCTCGCCCGGGCCAGCCCTCACCCCACCTGCCTCCTGCAGGAGTTTGTTGGGTTCATGTGGCGGCAGCGGGGACGGGTCATCAGCCTCTGGGATCGGCTGGAATTTGTAAATGGCTGGTACATCCTGCTGGTCACCAGCGATGTGCTCACCATCTCGGGCACCATCATGAAGATTGGCATTGAAGCCAAGGTAGgtcctgcctggggctctgtTGACTTGTTCCAGGCCTTGGTCCCTTATACCACCTCCCCGGCATACCCCTCCCATACCTGCCTGCGGCCACAGCCCTGGGAAGAGCCAGGCCAGGTGGGGTTGACACTGCTGCTGTCCCTAGAACCTGGCGAGCTACGATGTCTGCAGCATTCTCCTGGGCACCTCCACGTTGCTCGTCTGGGTCGGCGTCATCCGCTATCTGACCTTCTTCCATAAGTACAATGTAAGCTTCGAATGTGCAGGCTGGACCCTCCAGGTGGTGGCCGTACGCTCCCCACTTCTCACTTTCTTCCCCCGGATAAATACATACACCTGTAGCCATCACCAGCCTCTATAGATGGCCTGTCACGAGCCTCTTCCCCGTACCTGCCCACCCCAGATGtacctgtccctgcccccaaacCAGAGCCATGGGAGCCTGCTGCTTCATGCCACCCAGCTGAGTCTGGCCATGGGATATCCTCAggtccccttccccccacccccaccccttctaaACTACCTCCAGCTTCTGTGGCCACTCTGGTGTGACTTCAGCCAGGCCCTGCCTGCTTCCCTCCCATTCGCAAGGCCAACCTAGGTTGTGGCCACACCCTCATCGAggcctccccatctccctgccacagATTCTCATTGCCACACTGCGGGTGGCCCTGCCCAGCGTCATGCGTTTCTGCTGTTGTGTGGCTGTCATCTACCTGGGCTATTGCTTCTGTGGCTGGATCGTGTTGGGCCCCTACCATGTGAAGGTAGGGGCTGTCAAGGGCGTGGTGCTCATGACCCACAGTCAAGGGGTTCCTGTCTCCCCTCTCCAAGCCCACTGCTAAACCCTCTGACCCCTGGTCTATTGATTGTTGATCTGGGCACCCTGAACAGCCCACCTTGACCCCTGGTACCTTACCAGGAGGTCTCCAGCAGTTCTGCCCATTGTTCCCTCTGACCCCCCGTGaacccaccccatccccagcccccagTTGCACCCCCGGTCCTTCTGACCCCACAACCCCACTGCTCTGCTGGCAGTTTCGCTCGCTGTCCATGGTGTCAGAGTGCCTGTTCTCGCTCATCAACGGGGACGACATGTTCGTGACGTTTGCTGCAATGCAGGCTCAGCAGGGCCGAAGCAGCCTCGTCTGGCTGTTCTCCCAGCTCTACCTCTACTCCTTCATCAGCCTCTTTATCTACATGGTGCTGAGCCTGTTCATCGCGCTCATCACTGGAGCCTACGACACCATCAAGGTCAGCGCCGGCCCGCatgccctcccccagcctgtcTCCATGGGGGGCCAACCCTCACGTACATACAGCCCTGAACCTTGGGCTCCAGGGCCCTTGGAGTTGGCCCCAGCAGGGTCTCAGGGGATGTGGTGCAGGGTGAGGAGGGAAGGACCCAGGGAAAGAAGGTGGGAGACTCTGAGAAGCCGGAAGAGAGGTGgctgggggtcgggggtggggggaggtgtgcTGATCACAGCTGCCACATACTCGGTTTTATCAAGGTGAGGCTCTGGCCAGGTAAGGTTCCTGTGTCTGCTTTTACCAACAGGGAAACCAGGCTGTAGAGTTTTAGTGACTTCCCTGAGGTCAGCTACTAAGTGGTCGAGCCAGGCTCAACCCAGGACTGTGTGTTTCCGGAAGTCCTGATCCTCACCCTCCCATCCTGTAGGGTGGCCTGGGTGGGAGCTCTTTGGGTCCAGGGAATGGTGGTGGTTCTGCAGGCTGCAGGGGTCAGAGGAGAGGGGTTGGAGTAGAATGTGAGAGTGGCAGGTAGACACAATTCTTTTAGCAGACGTGTCTGAGGGTCCTGTGCTGGGTATCAAGGAAACATGGTATATACGGGCTATCCCAGAGCAGTAGGCAAGGTGGATGATCCATGAACAGAAGTGGGATGACCAACTGGTGAGAGGGATGAAGGTTACAAAAGGATCCCCTGCTTTAGACTCGTATTGGGGTGAGTCCAGGAAAGTTTCTAGAATGTGCTAATACTGGTCCTAGCCACATGTAACTATTTAAATTTTGACTTTAATTGAAATGAAATACAATTCCACATTCAGTTCCTCACTCACACCACCTGTCAAGTGCCCAAAGGCTAACGTGGCTAGTGACTACCAGATTGGACAGCACAGATGGCAGACCTTTCCTTCGTCTTAGAAACTTCTGGATCGACAAGAGGGGAGTCCAAGAGAGAGCACCAGGGAGAAGGAACAGCCAGAGCAAAGGCCCAGTAGCCAGAAAGGACTTGGGGATGAGATGATGGCTTCTCTACCAGGTTGGGAGGGGTGAAGGCTCTGCCGAAAGCCAGAGTTCTGCTGGGGATGCAGgggcgcacccccccccccccccaggcatgGATACAGTCATCCCACAGATACACTCCTGTCACTCGGGTCCAAGGAGCCCCCTGGGTCTTGCTCTAGCACCTAGATGTCACACGTGTGTATCAGCCTTGGATATACAAGCGCAGACCTTGCTCCCACCGTGTGCACCCACTCAGTAGATGTGCCCATGCAGGCACCCAGCTTGTGTCCGGTATGGCTCCGGGTGCTGGGGCAGCGGCAGAGGGCACCAACTGACCGAGATGTGGGACGTGCACATACTCAGGGGCCAGGCAGTGTCTCCCGGGGAAGCAGGCCCCGAGGAGTGACAGGTGGAGGGGACCTCAAGTGCaaaggggtggtgggggtggggagcttggTTGGTGGCTGAGTCACAGGGAGGAGATCTCGCTGGCTGGCTGCCTGgcgaggaggtggtggggagggcaaaCCTCAAAGGGGCCACCCCGCATTTCTCCCCAGCACCCAGGCGGTGCTGGCGCAGAGGAGAGCGAGCTCCAGGCCTACATTGCTCAGTGCCGGGACAGCCCCACCTCCGGCAAGTTCCGCCGCGGGAGCGGCTCGGCCTGCAGCCTCCTCTGCTGCTGCGGCAGGTTCGAGCTGGGGATTGGGGGCTGGGGACGGGGAGCGTGCCCGAGGGAACTGCTGCCTTCCGCCCCGGCTGACAGGCTGCTTGCTACTGCCTCTCCTCCAGGGACGCCTCGGAGGAGCATTCGCTGCTGGTGAATTGACTCGGACCCGCCACTGCTACTGGACATTAGCCCTCCGACTGAGGAGACTCacgcttatttatttttagggtttGCTTTTAAGGACCGGTTCCCTGCTGCGCCCTGAGGACCTGGCCCAGTCGGGTCGGACACGGGtgggacaggggtggggtgggtgttAAATAAACGGGAAAATAAACTTGTTCTCGTTTCTAGCGGGAGGGGCGTTCCCTGCGCCAGTCTGTTTCGGCCCCTTTAAGGCGTCGTCCAACAGCGTGGCGGGCGGTGCGAGACCTTACACACGTGGGGGGCGGGGTTGCAGCGCGGTTTGCGCGAATAATTTAAAGGAGCCGCGCCCGCGGCGCTGGGCGGACAGCTACTGGTGTTGGCGCAGCGTGGACCCCGGCTGCGGCCCGGTGGGTGAGTCCGGGTTTTCGTCGCCCCCGCAGAGGCGTCCCTTCGGGGGTCGTTAGCGAGTCCTCGGCTTTCCCAAGATCTGCTCTCCTTTGGCCGGTAACCCCCGACTCTCtgatgctccccccccccccgttacTGGCAGGTGTTTCCGCGCCGGTAGCCAGGTGCGCGCTAGGGAGGAAGAGGAGTAGTCTTCCCTATGAATTTTCCAGGTAATACTTCCAGGGCCCAGTGACTCCCCCAAATTTCCGTTAGCACTCCAGCGGTGCCAGAAATATTCTCAGGTTTCCAGAAAAGTCCCAGTAATATTCCAGCATTCATTCCTAGCCGGCTCTTGCTCAAACGACCCCAGGGACGTGCCCACCCActtcccagttttcccaggaATAGTGCTGTATTCCTGAGAATCTCTCAGTAACTTTACAGTGATCCCCAGTGATTTCAGCGTCCCTGGTTACGTCTCCCAGTAATGGCGCCAGCATCGTTCCGAGAGTCCCAGTGATGCTTCACACTGTCCGGGACCCCGTAACTTTACTAATGCGTGACTGTAAATCTAGCATCACAGTAACACCTTGCGAACCCGCCCCACTCCGAGCGTCCCGGGATTCCTCCGAGACCTCCGCAACGCCCCAGGATCCCTTGTGTGGGAGTTTCCAGCAGCACTCCCGAGCGCCCCCCGCCCGTGGGTCTCCCCAGGGGCGGGTTGGGTCAGAAGTCAGGCGACCCCGTGGCTTGAAGGCCCCAGTTTCCCTGGGGTTGGGGCATCCAGTCTTCGCAGAGGGGTGCGGCCTTGGGTCTGCCGGGTCAGGATTGATCAATCCCTCAGGGCGGAGGCTAGGAGGAAGCCACTTGCGGGAGGAAGGCGGGCTCTTCGGGGACCCGTGCGCACGCTGCTTGACTGTGGGTGTCCGGCCGGCTGCCCTTTGGCCCCAGGGTGGGGCTGTACCCGTGGGGCGTCTGGTCGGCTCGGCGTGTGGGTGAAGGGAGCTAGGGACTCGCCTTACTCCCTAGCCCGGGCGTCGAGGTCAACCTGC of the Halichoerus grypus chromosome 1, mHalGry1.hap1.1, whole genome shotgun sequence genome contains:
- the MCOLN1 gene encoding mucolipin-1 isoform X2, whose product is MAAPVGRRGSETERLLTPSPGYGTQAGASPVPPEEEDLRRRLKYFFMSPCDKFRAKGRKPFKLMLQVVKILVVTVQLILFGLSNQLAVTFREENTIAFRHLFLLGYSDGADDTFAAYTREQLYQAIFHAVDQYLMLPDVSLGRYAYVRGGGGPWANGSALALCQQYYHRGHVDPANDTFDIDPMVVTDCIQVDPPERPLVPPSDDLSFSDSSASYKNLTLKFHKLINVTIHFQLKTINLQSLINNEIPDCYTFSVLITFDNKAHSGRIPISLETQAHIQECKHPSVFRHGDNSFRLLFDVVVILTCSFSFLLCARSLLRGFLLQNEFVGFMWRQRGRVISLWDRLEFVNGWYILLVTSDVLTISGTIMKIGIEAKNLASYDVCSILLGTSTLLVWVGVIRYLTFFHKYNILIATLRVALPSVMRFCCCVAVIYLGYCFCGWIVLGPYHVKFRSLSMVSECLFSLINGDDMFVTFAAMQAQQGRSSLVWLFSQLYLYSFISLFIYMVLSLFIALITGAYDTIKHPGGAGAEESELQAYIAQCRDSPTSGKFRRGSGSACSLLCCCGRDASEEHSLLVN
- the MCOLN1 gene encoding mucolipin-1 isoform X1; amino-acid sequence: MAAPVGRRGSETERLLTPSPGYGTQAGASPVPPEEEDLRRRLKYFFMSPCDKFRAKGRKPFKLMLQVVKILVVTVQLILFGLSNQLAVTFREENTIAFRHLFLLGYSDGADDTFAAYTREQLYQAIFHAVDQYLMLPDVSLGRYAYVRGGGGPWANGSALALCQQYYHRGHVDPANDTFDIDPMVVTDCIQVDPPERPLVPPSDDLSFSDSSASYKNLTLKFHKLINVTIHFQLKTINLQSLINNEIPDCYTFSVLITFDNKAHSGRIPISLETQAHIQECKHPSVFRHGDNSFRLLFDVVVILTCSFSFLLCARSLLRGFLLQNEFVGFMWRQRGRVISLWDRLEFVNGWYILLVTSDVLTISGTIMKIGIEAKNLASYDVCSILLGTSTLLVWVGVIRYLTFFHKYNILIATLRVALPSVMRFCCCVAVIYLGYCFCGWIVLGPYHVKFRSLSMVSECLFSLINGDDMFVTFAAMQAQQGRSSLVWLFSQLYLYSFISLFIYMVLSLFIALITGAYDTIKKLLDRQEGSPRESTREKEQPEQRPSSQKGLGDEMMASLPAPRRCWRRGERAPGLHCSVPGQPHLRQVPPRERLGLQPPLLLRQGRLGGAFAAGELTRTRHCYWTLALRLRRLTLIYF